In Theileria annulata chromosome 3, complete sequence, *** SEQUENCING IN PROGRESS ***, the sequence GTCATCGTTGTTGAGGGGGGTGCTGGTCTTGATAGGGCTCCCATTTCTGGTAAGAGTCATTTGATTGCTATTGAATCTTCCACTAAGAGTTAGAGTCTCACCATTACTTGTGAGAGTAGCGATAGTGCTGGATTTGGAAGCAGTGGTAGTGAGCTTGGCTGTGACCGTAGTGCTACCACCAGTTGGAGTGATAGTGATGGTAGTTTCTGGAAGGTTAAGAGTTACCTTGTTGATACCAGTGCCAGTAGGTTGGTTGTCTTCGGGAAAATCATAGGTTAGAGTAGGAGTACCACTGCTACCGCCAGTGAGTGTGAGGGTAGCCTTAGTGagtttattatcattatcaGTGTCGGCTTTGAGTATGGCACTAGTGTATGTCTTAATAGATTCAGGAGCTTCTGGGCAATTACAATCTGGATAAGGTGGCTCACTATCACACACAAGAGTACACGCCAGACTTCAGCAACAACAACGGAGGTAATCTCAAAGACGACACCAGCGACCTCGAACAACCCAGACgtgaaaaattatatactattattattcctTACATTATCAGCCAGTGGTTAAACTTCTTCACATATGTAATTCTGCTGATAGTATATTTGAGTGATGGTGAGAAACATAACTTTAAATAGATCAGAAAGCTGTTTTCGATAATATACTTTTCACAACGGCGGCCAAGAAACTTAAAGAGCAGCTGGTACTGGTTCAGGTGATGATAAGATGTGGTATCATGCCAAGGACCTGCATGGTAAAGCCCAGGCACTAGCCAATGCCGGTAAAGTATCTAATAACTCTGAACTTAAAGGACCTCTAGATGTCCTCAAGAATGCAATTGGAACCAATGATGAAGAAGGTCTCAGGAAGGCCCTCTCAGAACTCAATAGTGCTCAAGAAACTACTCCTCAGCAAAAAGCTTATCTGGTTGAAAAGGCCCTAGATGTAATTGATAAGTTTGGAGGCTTTGGTCCAGATTCTGTCCAATCGGCCTACAATGATGTCACTGCAAAACAAGCTGACGGATCTGCCTATACTACTGCTGGTGCTAGTTCTGAATATGGCCAAGTTACAGGTGCTTTCACTCAACTTCAACAAGCCTACAACGCTGATAAGTGTAAAGCTATCACTCTTATTTATGAcataattatacacatacAACAAATTCTTAACAAAAGATTTGGTTTCCGATTTTCTTTTCCAAAAATATTGCATGCGCTACTAGTTTCTTCAGGAAAGTATTATACCCCAAATCTTATGAAACTTAAAACAGAAGCTGGTACAGGTACAGGTGATGGCAAACTCCGAGCACTGGCCCTTGCACTATATACTCAAGCCAATGCACTTGATGAAGAAGTAAAGAAAGTTGATGATACTAGTGATACTGATCAGAAGGCTGCCAAAGTACTCCAGGCTAAGGCTGGTACAGATGATACAACTGATGGTAAACTTCGTAAGCTGGCTAAAGAACTTTATGAGGCAGCCAAAGCTCTTAAAGATGCAGTTAGTAAAGTTGGTGGTGATGATGGTGGAGCTGCCAGTCAACTTGCGGAGGCTGTCGGTGCTACTGAAGACACTGGATTTCGAAAGGCACTCAAAGCACTTGGTAATGCAGAAGCTCTTTCATCAGGTCTACCTGATCTGGCcaaaaatgttaaaaagCAATACGGGGATAATTGGGGTGGTCTGAAAGCAGCCTTCAATAAGGTCAAGGCACAAGAAAATGCTTACACTGCTGATGGTACTATTAAAGGGAAATACGACAAGCTTGTGAATGCCTGGaactattttaataattcctATAGAGATGCCATATCTATTACCAAGTTTTATTCAATCATTGTTATTACAATCACATTTCAGTGTTAAGACTTGTCTCCCAAAACTGATTTCGTATTCCACTCCCTAACTGATAAGGGCATGGGAGGATGGACAAAATATGCATCCGAACACAAACCAGGAGCATCAGGAGAATGCGACACcgatgaagaaaataaacCTGAAAATCTTGTTCATGCTTGGTTTTGGCACTTTTTTGATATCCTTATCGTTATCAAGATAACACTTgctattatatttatttgttgtCTTCATTATAGAAATTATGTGGACCTCAGCATACACAATAATGGAACATTTCAATGAGGCTGGTAAGATCAAATTCAATGCTAGTGGTGGTGGTAAAACTGCTCGTGACATTGGTAGTACTCATACAGATGCTATTAAAGAAGGTACTGGAACTAATTTTGCCCATCTCGCCGATGAAAAGTACTTTCAGAAGTACTGGCATCTACTTCCTTCTGACAGATATGATCCTAACGATCTTCCTTACTGAACATCTATATCACCTACAGTCATTGTCATTTTTGATATGGGTTTATTGTATGCTATATATCATGGAAATGCAACTGGTGCAAATGATGATGCTGGAATCCAAGGAAAGGCAGGTACACTATCTGGTAATGCCGACTCACTAGAAAGTGCACTAGATAAACTAAGTAGTGATCCTGGTTCCGCAGCTAAGGCCACCGCACTGAAAGTTGCCGCCAGTAGCCTTCAAGGGTTACTCGGAGATCTTAACGGAGCTGGCTTTTTTGATCTGGTTTCTAAGGCCAAAGATGTCCTCGATAAGTTTGCAGGCTTTAGTGACGATTCCGTTCAAAAGACATACGACGCTGTGAAAAATGATCCTAAGGCTAAAGAACAATCGGGTCAATTTACCGCTGTTACAACTGCATTCAATGCACTTCAAAAAAAGTTTAATAAGGATCAATGGAAAAATATTTCTCCTATGTTTTACAGTTGAGGTGCCTCATTCTAATAATCTACAAAACTAAGAAATAAAGACTAAGGCCACAGAACTCAAAGGCACTGGCAGCGATCAATCTACAAGTGAACTTACCACAACTAGGGATAATGATATCCAAGGCGATAGTGGAAAAGGTGGTCAACTGAAGAATAAAGCCAACCAACTAAAGGAAGCAGCCGAAGCACTTCAATCAAAGGTTACTGATGCTACTGATGTCAAGGGTGCAGCCTCAACGCTAGCCGGTAATGCCGACACACTTAGCCAAAAAGCCACCGAACTTCCTAGTGCTAATGGTAATACACTTCAAGATCTTAGACCTCAAGCCGAAGCTCTAGCTAATTTAGCCAAAGGCTCCGGTAGTGTTGATGATACTAGTCTATATAAGACTGCAGAGGCACTAAAAACTGGTGGTGTTAATGAAACGAAGGCCATTGCAGTCATAAAAGCATTCAACAAGGTCAAGGACAAGTACAAAGAACTGGCAAAAGATCCTACATACAGAGTCAAACTTCAAGAAGCCAATAAACCATCAGGACAACCACCACCACCAGGTGAAAATACTGCTGCAGATAAGGTCAAGAAGGTTGAAGATGCCTGGACCGGGTCAAGACGGACTTCGAAAAACTTTGTAACGCACTCATCAACTACTTTGCAGAACAAGTTGCCACTGCAGCTGGAAATCTAGCCAATGGCACTGCATCTGATAATGCCAACAATGTGATTGATGGTTTCGACGTAGTTGACAAGGCATTCAATGGGCTAGGTCCTAGTGATCAGCCAAGTATAAAGTCTGAATTTGAGGATGTCAAACAAATATATGAGAGATTTCTAAACCTCACCAAACTAAAGAGTCTGGCCggaaaaataaattctagTGCTAGTGGTAATCTTTCAGGTGAAGCCAATCAACTAAAACAAGCGGCCGATACACTCCAGCAAGGTGCGAATGTTGATAATGCCAAAGCCTTCAAAACACAATATGACGCATTCAAAGACACAGGGACCTCCACCATAAAAATCACAGCCACCGTCGGCACCAAAACCATCACTGTTACCAATCTACCTCATATGAATGACACTTTTAAACCTAGACAACAAAAGTTCTGGTCCATCATTATTCCTTCCATAGTCACTCAGTGGTTAAATTTTCTCACCTATGTAATTCTATTGATTGTATATCGTGGTGGTGGTGAACAAGGTCATCGATAACTTAATGGAAATAGGGCTTAAAGGATACTATAAAATACAAGACTACAAGAAAGACAAAGACGCCAACGGTACGAATCTATACAAAGAAGGCACCACCGACAAAGAACTAAAACCTGCTAGAGAGGCgaaaatatatactatCATTATTCCTTCCATCATTAGTCAGTGGCTAAACTTCCTAACATATGTAATTCTCCTTATTGTTTATGTTATGGGTGGTGATACTGGTCGACAACATAATAgaacaattatataatcaCACTCAAAATGTTCCATCTTATCATGCAACAAGACTCAAAAACTATGCCaatgatataaattctAAGGCCACAGCACTTAAAGACACTGCTGAGAGTCATTCAACCGGGGAACTTACCAACACAAAGAAAGCTGATATCCAAAACGATAACAAAAAAGGTGATCAACTCGATACTAAAGCCAACCAACTAGCTCAGAAGGCCCAAGAGCTTTCCAAGGCAGCTGACGCAATAGTGTCTGAGGCTGCTAAGGGTAGTAGTCCACTTACTGCACTTCGAAGTCTAGCCGAAGCTCTTAAGGATGCAGCCAAAAATGATACAAGTTATACTGGTTTATATTATGCTGCAAATGCACTAGCTACTGGTGGTGGTGATCTTGAATCTAAGGCCAATGCTGTCATAGCTAAGTTTGAAGCAGTCGAACAAGCATACGAAGCACTAATGAAAGCATATAGTAAACTCACTAGTCTACCTCAAGAGAAACAACAACTTGTTACCGCTGTCGACACCGCCTACAAAGATCTCAAGGGTATCTACGACAGAATCCTAAACCTTACCAAACTCGCCGTTAAGGCCCAAGCACTTCCTGCACTTTCAGGTGCAGCCGGTACTCTAGTCACTAGTGTCACAACTCTACGTGATAACGCTGTTCCTGGTAATAATTATACCAATGCCCAACAGGTTATATCACAGTTCGAAAAGGTAGAATCCGCATACATCAAACTAGATGAGAGTAATAAGGAGACCGTTAAGACTAAGTTTGAGGCTCTCAAGAAACTCTACgacaaaatatttaagtTCACCAAGATCAAACACTACTCCGCACAACTTGAAACTGCAGCCCAAAATCTATCCACCAGTGGTGGTGATACCGAGAATGTCATTGAGAAATTCAATGCAGTCGTTGATTCCTACAACGCACTAAATGATATTGAAAAGAAACAGGTTAAAGCTCAATTTACTGCTCTTCAAACTGAGTATTCTAAAGCTATATATCAATATAAGTGGCATCTTTTAACCATGCCTTCCATGTTAACTAATTGGTCAAAGTTTATTACATCTATAGTATTATTGGTTGTATATTTGACAggtaatattattgatataatCAGGAAGAGCATAATAATAGTGAATATGTTCAAGCAACAAAACTTAAAGAAGCAGCTGGTACAGACACTTCCGATAGTGGTAAACTCCGAGCACTGGCCCTTGCACTACATGGTGCAGCCAATCAACTTAACACTGCAGTTATTGCTGTTGGTAATGATGCTGCTGCCAAAGTACTCAAGCATAAGGCTGGTAGTCCAGATGAAGAGGGTAAACTTAGGAAACTCGCAAATGCACTGTATGACAAAGCACAAGCTCTAGAAAGAGCATTTCTGGGTAGTACTGCTAAAGATGACCAGGACATTAAACAAAAAGCTGGTGAAAATGAAAACGATGGACTCCGTAAGCTCGCAGCTGACCTATACGAGAAAGCCAATGCTCTAGCCACTAAAGTTGGTGCTGCTGATGGTCAATCTGAAGCCAATTCACTTGCCGATGCTGTCGGCAATACTGAACAAGAATCTGGTAAACTTCGACATGCACTGAAAAATCTTGCTCAAGAAACTAATGATGGTAATCTAACTCAGAAGGCCGGTGCTGTTAGAACTGCATACAGCTCAGTCAGCGGTGCATTCAATGCAGTTCAGACACAAAATGATACATATAGAGCATATACCAGTCCCGATAAACAGGCCAAGTATCAAGAAGTTAAAAAGGCATGGGAAGCTTTTGAAGCTCTTTATACTACTGATCTCAAAACTCTTGCCACCGATCTTGCCGAAGCTGTCGGTACTACCTCCCAATCTGGTAAACTTCGACATGCACTCAAAGATCTTGGTAATCATAGAGGTTCTGATGCTGATCTACCTCAGAAGGCCGGCAAGGTTAAAGATGCATACGACAGTGGAAGCAATAATGGTGTCAAACCCAAATTCGGAGCTATTAAGGCTAAAGAATCTTCCTATAAAGCTATTGCTGCTATTCAATCTCTATACGACAATGTTGTATCTGCAATGACAGAATTCGACAATGTGTATAAGCCTGAAGAACTTCTCGTCACTGAAGTCGGAGATGGAGCTAAAGAAACCATTGGTCTCCAAAAGGAACTCAAACTACTTGGTACTCACAGTGGTCCTGCTGGTCAACTATCTGGTCTGGTCAAAGCTGTCAAAGATCAGTTTGCAGGCTTTGGACCCTCTGTAAAATCTATATTCCACTTAGTCCAGGCACAAGCTGATGCATACTCAGCTGGTGGTACTATTAAAACTGAAAAATATACCGATGTTACAGATGCCTGGACCAATTTCAACAATATGTACTATAAGGCCTTATCTCACTACAAATACTATTCCATTGTAGTTCCTTCCATCTTTAATATGAGGTTAAGCGGGTCTCCGAAAACCAAATTCGTGGGCCCAGACTTCGGTGGATGGAAAAAATACACAGATGGTAGTACTCCTGTTTATGCTTGGATCTGGCACCTCTTTGATATCCTCATGGTTATCAAGATCTTACTTcttgttatttttatatactcaCTTAATTATAGAGAATCACAAAGCTACTGATGAAGATGTTCTGCTACCAATGCAGCTTATAGGCGCATTATGTTGGTCTTTTCATGGCCACATTCTTTCCACCTGTAATTGTGGCCCTTCTTAACAGAGGAGTATTTGGTAAATCTACTAAAGCCTATTCACCCAAAACCGAACATACATTCGATCATGAACACGGATTTCCGGGCTGTAAATCATACCAATACAAAGAATACGGTACTGGTCCTCCTCAAGATAAAAGTGCTAACGCTTCCTTTTATCACGCGTTTGATATCCTTCTagtaattaaaatatctcTTGCAgtcatatttatatactcaaTTCAGTACACACCACATACCAAATTCTGAAACGTGGCGAAGATAATCCTAAAATGTTCAGATTTGGTGTTATTGGTTGGGATGGCTACGACACCACTAGTAATACTAGTCTTGACTTTAAAGTTAATCTCAATGGTAGTGGTGGTAGTAATACTTTTGATTCTAGTGGTAATATAACTATCATTGTAGGTTCTGATAACTTTAAACAACTCGAAAGTGCTAGTGCTCCTGGTCCTGTCACTATCACTGGTATAACTGGTTCTATCAAGAAGTACACTGATCCCAATAAGCCTCCTGATACTGGTAATCTCACAGAAATCACCACTGGTACTCCACTCACTGCTGATACTAAGCTATACATTCAAGCCACTGGTACAATCACTGATCCTAGTATTTCTGGTGATGTTACACTTACAGGTACTGTCACTGTAACCTCCTCCGGTCAGAATCTTGGCTCCAATCCACTCGCCCTGGGTCCAGACCCTTCAGATCCTACCAGTACTGGTCTAGGTGGATCCATAACACCCAAGGATGGTTCTGGCAAAGTCGAAATCAAGAGTACTAGTACTATCACTTTGAAAGACGAGGCTCTTGATGCTCTTAAGTCTCTCACTCAGAATGCTGTCACTCTCACAAATAGTGGTGGTGGTAATTTTAGATCTAGTGCCAGTATCGTAGTAACAACTACATCCAAATATGTTGACTTCACAACACTCACTGTCACTAATAAGCTTGAAATCACTAGTATAAATGGTACTATTAGGAATGCTGATGGCAAGACTCCTCTCAAAACCGATACTAGTCTCACTGTTGGCACTAAGCTATCCCTTGAAGCCACTGGTACTATCACCCAACCTCCTGATGCTAATAGTGCTCCAGTAAAACTTACAGGCACCATTGTGGTCACCTCAAAAGGGAATATTGGTACTCCACTCACCTTCGGTGGAGGTCCCAGTAGTGGTGTAACTGGATCCCTCACACTCACTGATTCTGGCGACGAAGGCGATAAGCATGTCAAAATCACTGGTGGTTCTAGTACTCTCACAATCGCAAGTAATGCCTACACCACTATCAAGCAGGCTTCTGATACCACTTCTAGTTCATTTATCATTGGTGGTGCTGATCCTCGTGATATTAGTGAAGCTCATAAAAATGCTATCAAAGCTGGTGCTGGTGGTGATGCTAATCTTGCTAATGAAGAGTGTTTTATTAAGTACTGGCATTTACTTCCTCctaataacatttaatatGGGCGGATGGAGATCCTACAAAGAACACAAACCAGGACCAGGAGGAACAGGATGCGCCACCACTGAACCTATTGTTCATAATTGGTTTTGGCACTTCTTTGATATTCTTCTAGTTATTAAGATCTTACTTGCCActatattcatatattcaCTTCACTACAGCTATTCTTTGGACACTAGCTTACGGTTACTATCGTGATACTCAAAAAAAAGTAATTACATATCCTAAGAATGAGGCTACTACTGGTACCGTTAGTATTAAAACTGGTACTCTTGATGCTAAGGGTGAGTGTACTGATGAGGCTGCTCCTGGTGCTGCCAATATTACTCCTCCTACTAAGACTGAGGGTCCTACTCttactattaataatattacagATACTACTATATAACACTAATAGCCTTAACACTAATTACTAAAAACCCTAAATTACGAGTATACACCAAAACCCTCatatatactttaaatACCCACAGCCGTTATATACCTACTAATATACCcattatataatgtattatatatgtggtatattaatacattatatGGTATATTGTATTATTGTTTTCTAGCACGAAGTTGACGTTCATATTGATTCCAAGTGGTACGTTGTAGAAATTCTTGTTCTTTAAGATGATGATAACCTTTTTTAAGATCAGAATCAAGATTCAATTGATCCTTGTAACGAGTCCAATCCATTTCAGATTTTGAAACTGCTGATAATGTTGGAGCAGGACCCAATTTCGAATACATCTCATccaaaaatacaaattcaCCACCAAGCTCTTTATCCTTTTTCTATCAACAATTATATAGATTAGAAAGTACCTTGagataatttgaatatttacGAGACTTTTTACTAACTTTATCAATAATTCTGTAATAtaagttaattataattaactaggaatttataattaactatagtGTAAGAAATAACTCGTAAGTAGTTCCGGCGAATTTATAAGTGGTTTTAATAGTAGCTGGTTCAGCATCTTTGACAGCGACGGcattttttatcatttcaAGTTTCTCAGAATTGGGAGTTTGATGGCACTTTTGCTTAAACTGCTTAATGTCAAGGTCATTTGAAGAATTAAACACTCTGCTGGTGTTTTTGTCAAGATACTCTTCAAAATCAATAGAGGTTCGAATCTTAGGAGTGGGAGGCGATTTCTTGTGAAACTGAAGCATAAAATCGTCCTTTTCATGGTCAGGATGTCTATAGGAAAAGTCACTGGCCTTAATCATATCATCAAACATCAAATTCACACGCTCAAGCATTTTTTCACGTTCACGACGCTTCTTCTCCTCCCTCTTCAAACTGCGAGAAGAATCCTCATCACTGGAAACCTCGGATAACTCATAATCAGAATCCTCAGAATCTGAACCAAACTCCGCTTCCAATATTGTCGTCATCttcttattattaattataatatattattaattttattattaataataattctattattaattgtattaattgtattaattgtaatattGAAGAAAAATATGTGTTGTTGAAAGAATATTAAGAATCTTCAACAGTAAATCCTTCATcttttaaacatttattatgAGCTTCTAtgaattttttacattGTTCTAAACCCTTTTGAGCAATACATTGATCTCTTGCTTCTTTAGTCTCCTTACAAACACAACAAATGTGTTTTCCAGTTTTAGAAACTTGATTAGAATTAGTTTTCGTATCGCAAACTTCTTTTTTGCAAAAAAATCCTTTAAGCTTGTCTAAATAAGGtaacatattattttatcaaatgtTTCCACAATGTTTATAGTGTAAATTTTCAAACTCtgtaattaaataaatctaaaattaaattcaataataattttaatagaaattatttttatatatttttatatcaattaataaaatttaatattaatttgtagtgtaatcattaatttatttttattaattttattaaattattttattttataattttattaattttattaaatgattaaatgaaatgaaattatctaattttctaaaatgtaattacacatttaatttttttattttatttttccCAAATTTGGgatttatatttacacattcccattaaatcataaattCATCTTTAAAAACTCATAAATTCATCTAATAAATCTCATAAATTCATCcgataaaataataaatttatcaatatgAAGTtaagatttaataaatatagtattaaaataataataataataatcgCATTAATACTTCTTGGAGTTATATTTAATCTTGGAAATATGACAGATGTTAAATATGATGCTAgaaaatcaatattaacACTTTTATCTCATAATAGTTCATATAAACTAATTGAGAATGAATCTAAGagtttgaataaattttatacgGAATTAATATCTGATGTGTCAGAATGGAAAATTCCAAGAGATTATACTCTAACTGAAGCTAACATTATTACATCCACtggtattaataatattttttcataatttttagatacttttaatcttttagaattgtataataatgaatcaattgatattaaacttaaaggaaatgttaaatttatacttaaattattaaataataatcttaaaACTACTGCAGGTAATAGCCTTAAGTACTCTAATATACTCTTAATAACCCTAATAACCATAGAGTGGCTTATATAGCTTCAATAGGCTTAATTAGCCTTAATAGTCTTAACTAACTAAATTACTCTTAGATACCTCTGAGatacccttaattaccCCTAAACCGCCCTCAGATACCCCTTAGATACTGTTAATTATTggattaaaataatattatatatagaatcgataatgaatataaaattaaatgaagtgaatatatgggaaataaataatgaaataaatgttaatattgaagaaaggaaatatttttatatatcattaataCTTTCTggaatatttttaatatttttacttTTGATTCGAAGAtctaaaatcatttttcttattttcttttttctCTTTTTTTTTCTTTCTATTATTGcttcaaaattattttttatacaatgtatttttatatttagttatttccccgttacggtgcttgctccagcAGCTCCAATAACCACTACTTAGTTACCCCTGAAAAGGGCTTAGTTATACACCTACCATATTTAGCTCCCCCTCCGGGgtttagttaatttaatttaatatatatatagttgATAATATAAGTTTGTATAAGAAATATA encodes:
- a CDS encoding uncharacterized protein (3 probable transmembrane helices predicted for TA18440 by TMHMM2.0 at aa 866-888, 931-953 and 2259-2281) encodes the protein MWYHAKDLHGKAQALANAGKVSNNSELKGPLDVLKNAIGTNDEEGLRKALSELNSAQETTPQQKAYLVEKALDVIDKFGGFGPDSVQSAYNDVTAKQADGSAYTTAGASSEYGQVTGAFTQLQQAYNADKCKAITLIYDIIIHIQQILNKRFGFRFSFPKILHALLVSSGKYYTPNLMKLKTEAGTGTGDGKLRALALALYTQANALDEEVKKVDDTSDTDQKAAKVLQAKAGTDDTTDGKLRKLAKELYEAAKALKDAVSKVGGDDGGAASQLAEAVGATEDTGFRKALKALGNAEALSSGLPDLAKNVKKQYGDNWGGLKAAFNKVKAQENAYTADGTIKGKYDKLVNAWNYFNNSYRDAISITKFYSIIIKFNASGGGKTARDIGSTHTDAIKEGTGTNFAHLADENALDKLSSDPGSAAKATALKVAASSLQGLLGDLNGAGFFDLVSKAKDVLDKFAGFSDDSVQKTYDAVKNDPKAKEQSGQFTAVTTAFNALQKKFNKDQWKNISPMFYKIKTKATELKGTGSDQSTSELTTTRDNDIQGDSGKGGQLKNKANQLKEAAEALQSKVTDATDVKGAASTLAGNADTLSQKATELPSANGNTLQDLRPQAEALANLAKGSGSVDDTSLYKTAEALKTGGVNETKAIAVIKAFNKVKDKYKELAKDPTYRVKLQEANKPSGQPPPPGENTAADKTDFEKLCNALINYFAEQVATAAGNLANGTASDNANNVIDGFDVVDKAFNGLGPSDQPSIKSEFEDVKQIYERFLNLTKLKSLAGKINSSASGNLSGEANQLKQAADTLQQGANVDNAKAFKTQYDAFKDTGTSTIKITATVGTKTITVTNLPHMNDTFKPRQQKFWSIIIPSIVTQWLNFLTYVILLIVYRGGGEQGYYKIQDYKKDKDANGTNLYKEGTTDKELKPAREAKIYTIIIPSIISQWLNFLTYATALKDTAESHSTGELTNTKKADIQNDNKKGDQLDTKANQLAQKAQELSKAADAIVSEAAKGSSPLTALRSLAEALKDAAKNDTSYTGLYYAANALATGGGDLESKANAVIAKFEAVEQAYEALMKAYSKLTSLPQEKQQLVTAVDTAYKDLKGIYDRILNLTKLAVKAQALPALSGAAGTLVTSVTTLRDNAVPGNNYTNAQQVISQFEKVESAYIKLDESNKETVKTKFEALKKLYDKIFKFTKIKHYSAQLETAAQNLSTSGGDTENVIEKFNAVVDSYNALNDIEKKQVKAQFTALQTEYSKAIYQYKWHLLTMPSMLTNWSKFITSIVLLVVYLTEHNNSEYVQATKLKEAAGTDTSDSGKLRALALALHGAANQLNTAVIAVGNDAAAKVLKHKAGSPDEEGKLRKLANALYDKAQALERAFLGSTAKDDQDIKQKAGENENDGLRKLAADLYEKANALATKVGAADGQSEANSLADAVGNTEQESGKLRHALKNLAQETNDGNLTQKAGAVRTAYSSVSGAFNAVQTQNDTYRAYTSPDKQAKYQEVKKAWEAFEALYTTDLKTLATDLAEAVGTTSQSGKLRHALKDLGNHRGSDADLPQKAGKVKDAYDSGSNNGVKPKFGAIKAKESSYKAIAAIQSLYDNVVSAMTEFDNVYKPEELLVTEVGDGAKETIGLQKELKLLGTHSGPAGQLSGLVKAVKDQFAGFGPSVKSIFHLVQAQADAYSAGGTIKTEKYTDVTDAWTNFNNMYYKALSHYKYYSIVVPSIFNMRLSGSPKTKFVGPDFGGWKKYTDGSTPVYAWIWHLFDILMVIKILLLAHYVGLFMATFFPPVIVALLNRGVFGKSTKAYSPKTEHTFDHEHGFPGCKSYQYKEYGTGPPQDKSANASFYHAHIYILNSVHTTYQILKRGEDNPKMFRFGVIGWDGYDTTSNTSLDFKVNLNGSGGSNTFDSSGNITIIVGSDNFKQLESASAPGPVTITGITGSIKKYTDPNKPPDTGNLTEITTGTPLTADTKLYIQATGTITDPSISGDVTLTGTVTVTSSGQNLGSNPLALGPDPSDPTSTGLGGSITPKDGSGKVEIKSTSTITLKDEALDALKSLTQNAVTLTNSGGGNFRSSASIVVTTTSKYVDFTTLTVTNKLEITSINGTIRNADGKTPLKTDTSLTVGTKLSLEATGTITQPPDANSAPVKLTGTIVVTSKGNIGTPLTFGGGPSSGVTGSLTLTDSGDEGDKHVKITGGSSTLTIASNAYTTIKQASDTTSSSFIIGGADPRDISEAHKNAIKAGAGGDANLANEECFIKSYLPLYSYIHFTTAILWTLAYGYYRDTQKKVITYPKNEATTGTVSIKTGTLDAKGECTDEAAPGAANITPPTKTEVDVHIDSKWYVVEILILKLLIMLEQDPISNTSHPKIQIHHQALYPFSINNYID